TAAAAGTTTAATCGAGGAACATGACCTAAAAGGTAAGGATCGTTTAATAATTTGACCCTATTCAAAGAACGATTTTCATCGGCATTCACACCTATCCACGCACCCCAATGAAGAAAATTTAATGCGACGATAAGAGAAAATACCCGAGTATTATGAATTGAATAATTTGATTTAGCAAACAAATAAATATTTAAGAATCCTAAAGGCAGAAAGAAACTTGCCATAAAATCCCAATCGCGCGCCATACCGAGTGCAAAAAAAGTAATGAAGGTAAATAAAAGTCCGAATACTGTTGATGTTAGCAAAAATAAAAACACTTTGTTTTTCCAATCAAAGATCTTCCTGTAGAAAATTAGTAACACGAAGGTAAGTACAATTCCAAAGGGAGCAATTAATAAATTTGCATTTCCCCAATCAATCAGATGTGCCCAAGAAAAAATAGAGTAAGCAAAATAATTATCAGATTTAAATAATTGAAGGAAATTCCATTGACTTTCACTTATTGTGCGGAGAATTATTTCTTCCAACTTGTTGTAATAAATTAAACTGAAAATTACTGAAAGCATTAAGCTAAAGAGAATGATGATAAGGGTTTCGATTCTCTGATGCCGCCATCCGTAATACATAACGAGGAGTAAACCAGGCAAGAGTACGATACTTCCGATATGCAATCCTGTCAATACAATAAACAACAGTATGGGAAGCAAAATATTTGATTTTTTCTCTAACGTAAACCAACATGCTGTTAAATATGCGGCGGTTGTAACAAAAAGAATCGCATAAGTTTCAGCATAACCGAAAAAAAGTTGGCTGCCTGCTGAGATAAAAATAAATACGCCGAGCATAAATTTTTCAGAAACCGGTTTTTCAATTAATTTCAAAAGCGCAAAAATTATCAATATAAAAACTAATCCTGAGATACCGCCTACAATTCTGAAAATTAATTCTGAATTTTCCAAAGTTCCGGATTGGAAAACGCTTTTCATAGCTTGCAATAAAAAACCTGCTAATAATTGCCGGTTAAAAGTTGGTGGCAGTTGGTCGCCTAATTGAACGCCAGATATTTCCCTTAATAAAAGTGCACCGTCGCCTAAAAGATGCACTTTGACTGGAAGTAAAAAGGTAGCTGAAACCAGTCCCATTAATGTTAAAATCAGGAAAAATCCTTTAGGAAAAGTTCTCTTAATTTTTTGTGATAGATGATTTATGTAGTGAATAAATTTTTCCTGAACAGTAGGAATAAAAAAGAGTATCGCTACGATGAGAACAAATACTGAAAACACCGGTTTATAAAAAGCAAAGAAATGAAATCCCCAGTTCAAATGAGAGGGTGAAATAGCCCCCCATAAATGGAGTGCTAAAAATACAGCTCCGAATAATAATATGAATTTAGAAGATTTCTCCATTTGGTTGCAAATATACGAAAGATGTATAATTAATCCAATAAAAAAGCCTTGCTGAATTTTCAACAAGGCTTAATTAACTAAGTGCCCCCAACGGGATTCGAACCCGTGTTCCAAGCTTGAAAAGCTCGTGTCCTAGGCCTCTAGACGATAGGGGCGGCGATATTTCGGATTGTAGATTTGTGATTTATGAATCAAATCAGTGATTCGAAATCATAAATCCAAAATTTGATGGGTGTCCAGAGGGACTTGAACCCTCGACCTCCAGGGCCACAACCTGGCGTTCTAACCAGCTGAACTATGGACACCGTGTGTGCCAAAGGCAAAATTTCCCTTGGAAACTGCAAAATTCTAGTTTTTATAACAAACCCGACTCTTCGTCGGGTTTTGAACGGTCAAAATATAGCTAATTTTATTTACAAAATCAAGATAAGCCCTATTTCATCAGCAAAAGTTTTTTTGTTTGAGAAAATCCACTTCCTGTTGTTATCCTATAAAAATACACACCACTCGATAAGCGGGAACCGTCAAACTTAACCTCATCGCGTCCTGCCTTGCGTTCTTCATTTACTAAGGTTGCTACTTCCTGTCCTAATACATTATAAACTCTTAAGGCAACTTTTGATTGGTGCGGAATATC
This genomic window from Bacteroidota bacterium contains:
- a CDS encoding tetratricopeptide repeat protein, which produces MEKSSKFILLFGAVFLALHLWGAISPSHLNWGFHFFAFYKPVFSVFVLIVAILFFIPTVQEKFIHYINHLSQKIKRTFPKGFFLILTLMGLVSATFLLPVKVHLLGDGALLLREISGVQLGDQLPPTFNRQLLAGFLLQAMKSVFQSGTLENSELIFRIVGGISGLVFILIIFALLKLIEKPVSEKFMLGVFIFISAGSQLFFGYAETYAILFVTTAAYLTACWFTLEKKSNILLPILLFIVLTGLHIGSIVLLPGLLLVMYYGWRHQRIETLIIILFSLMLSVIFSLIYYNKLEEIILRTISESQWNFLQLFKSDNYFAYSIFSWAHLIDWGNANLLIAPFGIVLTFVLLIFYRKIFDWKNKVFLFLLTSTVFGLLFTFITFFALGMARDWDFMASFFLPLGFLNIYLFAKSNYSIHNTRVFSLIVALNFLHWGAWIGVNADENRSLNRVKLLNDPYLLGHVPRLNFYENLGSYYWAQKNYVEARNYFEQYTEIDSSNPRILGNLSAIYTKLNQNDRNFWALKRAADVNSPNPAVYINLGIEYSKRGDASTAILLYQKALAMDSTRAKAYANLGSLYMKNNEIKLAAENYYKAILFGLVDSVLYRETGTAFYLIGEYEKSLLMYNNYLKMAPHDEKIKNIRDKLSELIRESKAQK